One window of the Chitinophaga niabensis genome contains the following:
- a CDS encoding TonB-dependent receptor plug domain-containing protein — translation MKYLSCLFLFMMAFVGNCFAQQLSYATAKEKIYVQTDHVFYKPGETVYFKLYLVNARDQRPSNISSIAYVEVITPSGTQLAKYNYRVENGYLEGAFDFTEQAAGGVYKIKAYTSWMRNEKETAWFTKEITLQKVITPRLLMKLEFPKKGYGGGDEVIADFSVRSLDDQPVRNKEAKYTVSVAGVVIQTSTFSTNHEGKAQLRFQLPKDLSSSDGLLNISLQHDAYVEAISRSIPIVLNKIDLQFMPEGGRLVNGLTTNIAFKAINEQGKPVDVKGDVIDDKGLKVTSIESYHFGMGKFSFTPEANRTYTVKVSSPANITESFRIPAALQQGVVINMTDNKIRLLATQPMAIRLIGQVKGVNYYNETISLKKGEQLIPVNTGLFPAGIASFTVYTEQGQPLAERIVFLNKQKLLDVKITTDKDKYLPREKVTLHLKTLDENGKPVPSNFSLSVIDDKLWSFADDKQDHILSWLMMSSELKGKIEEPAFYFKKEEPKAAGTLDLVMLTHGYRYFDYLPSIELDGKLLYAPDQQHTISGLVLNSKKEPVKATVYLIHSHADKKAMEMVTSAEGQFFFADVKPNTNYTLIAKSFNRNEKLSIKVDQNGIGSNPIAARRFGAQFEKMAPAVIPVAAKPLEQPELWPKDEKEKKLEEVVVVGFGAQQKKTVTGAIITLAKQDMAMNANVQEALAGKIAGVQVVQNANPGFGSKVMIRGVSSLNGSNEPLWIVNGVVMDRVDLNTLNPNDIESVTVLKNSAASAIYGCMAANGVIIIESKKLNRKKISIDLTSQYYYASSQVVSANPTYAVARTFYAPLYQTTTTRERDDFRETIYWNPVVQTDAKGEATVEFYNSDATTTFRAIAEGIGYNGKVGRAEHTYAAQNAISTDAKIPPYLTIGDKALIPLVIKNNRNIPTDIHVALSLPEKIKVGSFDSRFVLAAGQAKEVLIPIEAFAALEGTIRFSVNEEILALPVTVSNKGFPVIETFSGDVSAQHTVHINKMIPGSLKTNLRLYTSLEGQLLDGIESMLREPYGCFEQTSSSTYPNIFILKYLRESGKSNEKIEKKAMEYIENGYKKLVGYETAENGFEWFGKTPPHVALTAYGLLEFTAMQEFLNVDKQMLARTKNFLLKRRDGKGTFRMNNGGYDRFASVPSKIANIYVVYALTQAGIGKEIELEYKTALNSAIQNNDPYQLAMMAIAASNMKNDNDYRTLMNTLRTIDMDKAETSVVNSREESLQIETLSLYALAMLRDPSPRIGEVAGIISKILGQKSYYGYGSTQATVLALEAIVAYSKMAGQRSKDFRLDFSLNGATVQPGTQHAFREGKNTFNAHFANEKETVPYNMEVSYFTFTPPNSEKAELKLDTRLKDTRTKVGETVRLDIQVTNDKSMLQPMAIVKIGIPAGLATQPWQLKEIMEKKEVAYYEIFDNYLVLYWMGFAPNEIKKISLDLKAEVPGTYKGKASNTYLYYVPEHKHWNEGLEVNILP, via the coding sequence ATGAAATATCTCTCCTGCCTATTCCTGTTCATGATGGCTTTTGTGGGCAACTGTTTCGCACAGCAGCTGAGTTATGCCACGGCTAAGGAAAAGATCTATGTTCAAACAGATCATGTGTTCTACAAACCGGGTGAAACCGTCTATTTCAAATTATACCTTGTGAATGCCAGGGACCAGCGGCCTTCCAACATCAGCAGTATTGCTTATGTGGAAGTGATCACACCTTCCGGCACACAATTAGCCAAATACAATTACCGTGTTGAAAACGGATACCTGGAAGGTGCTTTTGATTTTACGGAACAGGCTGCAGGCGGTGTATATAAGATCAAAGCCTATACTTCCTGGATGCGGAACGAAAAAGAAACGGCCTGGTTCACTAAAGAGATCACGCTGCAAAAAGTGATAACACCCCGCCTGCTGATGAAACTGGAATTCCCTAAAAAGGGGTATGGCGGCGGCGATGAAGTGATCGCGGATTTTTCCGTGCGGAGCCTGGATGACCAGCCTGTGCGGAACAAAGAAGCAAAGTATACCGTATCTGTTGCTGGTGTCGTGATCCAGACCAGTACCTTTTCTACCAATCATGAAGGGAAAGCGCAACTGCGTTTCCAGCTCCCGAAAGATCTTTCTTCCAGCGATGGTTTACTGAACATCAGCCTTCAGCATGATGCTTATGTGGAAGCTATTTCCCGCAGCATCCCTATTGTACTGAATAAAATAGACCTTCAGTTTATGCCGGAAGGTGGCAGGCTGGTCAATGGCCTCACCACCAACATTGCTTTTAAGGCCATCAACGAACAGGGAAAACCAGTGGATGTAAAAGGAGATGTAATAGACGATAAAGGCCTCAAGGTCACTTCTATTGAGAGTTACCATTTTGGAATGGGGAAATTCAGCTTTACTCCTGAAGCTAACCGTACCTATACCGTTAAGGTCAGCTCACCGGCTAATATCACGGAATCTTTCAGGATCCCTGCTGCCTTACAACAGGGTGTGGTGATCAATATGACGGATAATAAGATCCGCCTGCTGGCTACACAGCCGATGGCCATCAGGCTCATAGGACAGGTAAAAGGTGTGAACTACTACAATGAAACCATTTCTCTTAAAAAAGGAGAACAGCTGATCCCTGTAAATACGGGTTTATTCCCTGCAGGTATTGCCAGTTTCACTGTTTATACAGAGCAGGGCCAGCCCCTTGCAGAAAGGATCGTTTTTCTCAATAAGCAAAAACTACTGGATGTTAAGATCACTACAGACAAGGATAAATACCTGCCCAGGGAAAAAGTAACCCTGCATCTGAAAACGCTGGACGAAAATGGCAAACCGGTACCTTCCAACTTTTCATTGTCTGTGATAGATGATAAGCTCTGGTCCTTTGCGGATGATAAACAGGATCATATTCTTTCCTGGCTGATGATGAGCTCTGAGCTGAAAGGTAAAATAGAAGAGCCTGCTTTCTACTTTAAAAAAGAAGAACCCAAAGCTGCGGGTACGCTGGACCTTGTGATGCTGACCCATGGATACCGTTATTTCGATTACCTCCCTTCCATAGAACTGGATGGCAAATTATTATACGCACCTGACCAGCAGCATACCATCAGCGGTTTGGTATTGAATAGTAAGAAAGAACCGGTGAAGGCTACCGTATACCTCATACATTCCCATGCAGATAAAAAAGCGATGGAAATGGTCACCTCCGCAGAAGGGCAATTCTTCTTTGCCGATGTGAAGCCCAACACCAACTATACCCTGATCGCTAAATCATTCAACCGGAATGAAAAGCTGAGCATTAAGGTAGATCAGAACGGCATCGGGTCAAATCCTATAGCGGCCAGGCGATTTGGCGCCCAATTTGAGAAGATGGCACCGGCAGTGATACCTGTTGCTGCCAAACCTTTGGAACAGCCTGAATTATGGCCTAAAGATGAGAAAGAAAAGAAACTGGAAGAGGTGGTAGTGGTAGGGTTTGGTGCCCAGCAAAAGAAAACCGTGACCGGTGCCATTATAACATTAGCCAAACAGGACATGGCCATGAATGCCAATGTTCAGGAGGCGCTGGCAGGTAAAATAGCGGGCGTACAGGTTGTTCAAAATGCTAATCCCGGCTTTGGCAGCAAAGTAATGATACGTGGTGTCAGTTCCCTCAATGGGTCCAATGAACCATTGTGGATTGTGAACGGGGTGGTGATGGACAGAGTTGATCTGAACACTTTAAACCCGAATGATATTGAATCCGTTACCGTATTGAAAAATTCAGCTGCATCTGCTATCTATGGCTGCATGGCTGCTAACGGCGTGATCATTATAGAATCCAAAAAGCTCAACCGGAAGAAGATCAGCATTGATCTTACTTCCCAGTATTATTATGCTTCGAGCCAGGTAGTATCCGCCAATCCAACTTATGCAGTGGCCAGGACGTTCTATGCACCCCTGTATCAAACCACCACTACCAGAGAACGGGATGATTTCAGGGAAACTATTTACTGGAACCCCGTTGTACAAACAGACGCAAAGGGAGAAGCTACCGTAGAATTCTATAACTCAGATGCCACCACTACTTTCAGGGCTATTGCAGAAGGGATCGGCTATAACGGAAAAGTAGGCAGGGCGGAACATACCTATGCTGCACAGAACGCCATCAGCACAGATGCCAAAATACCGCCTTATTTAACTATTGGTGATAAAGCCCTGATCCCTCTTGTGATCAAGAACAACAGGAATATTCCCACGGACATTCATGTTGCACTGAGCTTACCTGAAAAAATAAAGGTGGGCAGTTTTGACAGCCGCTTTGTATTAGCTGCAGGGCAGGCGAAAGAAGTATTGATACCCATAGAAGCATTTGCTGCACTGGAAGGAACGATCCGTTTCTCCGTGAATGAAGAAATACTCGCCCTGCCCGTTACGGTCAGCAATAAAGGCTTCCCTGTGATAGAAACATTCTCCGGCGATGTATCTGCTCAACATACGGTGCACATTAATAAAATGATCCCCGGCAGCCTGAAAACAAACCTTCGCCTGTATACCAGCCTGGAAGGCCAGTTACTGGATGGTATTGAATCCATGCTGCGGGAACCTTATGGTTGTTTTGAGCAGACTTCTTCTTCCACCTATCCCAATATTTTCATTCTTAAGTATCTGCGGGAATCCGGAAAATCCAATGAGAAGATTGAAAAGAAAGCAATGGAATATATTGAAAACGGTTATAAAAAGCTGGTGGGATATGAAACAGCAGAGAACGGATTTGAATGGTTCGGCAAAACACCTCCGCATGTAGCCCTCACTGCTTATGGCCTGCTGGAATTCACGGCCATGCAGGAGTTCCTGAACGTAGATAAACAAATGCTGGCACGCACCAAAAACTTCCTGTTAAAACGCCGGGACGGCAAAGGTACCTTCCGGATGAACAATGGTGGTTACGACCGCTTTGCATCTGTTCCTTCCAAAATTGCCAACATCTACGTGGTATATGCTTTAACACAGGCAGGTATCGGTAAAGAGATTGAGCTGGAATACAAAACAGCTTTGAACAGCGCCATTCAAAATAACGATCCCTACCAACTGGCGATGATGGCTATTGCTGCCAGCAATATGAAGAACGACAATGATTACAGGACACTAATGAATACATTACGTACCATCGATATGGACAAAGCAGAAACCAGCGTGGTGAACTCCCGTGAAGAGTCGCTGCAGATAGAAACACTTTCGCTTTACGCACTGGCAATGCTGCGGGACCCTTCTCCCAGGATCGGGGAAGTAGCCGGGATCATATCAAAGATCCTGGGTCAGAAATCGTACTATGGTTATGGTTCCACACAGGCTACGGTATTAGCTTTAGAAGCCATCGTTGCTTATTCCAAAATGGCCGGGCAAAGATCGAAAGATTTCAGGCTTGATTTTAGCCTGAATGGCGCAACTGTTCAACCAGGTACGCAACATGCTTTCAGGGAAGGGAAGAATACTTTCAACGCACATTTTGCCAATGAGAAAGAAACCGTACCCTATAACATGGAAGTATCTTATTTCACCTTCACACCACCTAATAGTGAAAAAGCAGAACTGAAACTGGATACCCGGTTAAAAGATACCCGCACAAAAGTGGGAGAAACGGTAAGACTGGATATACAGGTAACTAATGATAAATCTATGCTGCAGCCTATGGCTATTGTAAAAATCGGCATACCGGCCGGTTTGGCTACACAGCCATGGCAACTGAAAGAGATCATGGAAAAGAAGGAAGTAGCTTATTATGAGATCTTTGATAACTATCTCGTATTATACTGGATGGGTTTTGCACCTAATGAGATTAAAAAGATCAGCCTGGACCTTAAGGCAGAAGTGCCGGGTACCTATAAAGGAAAGGCCAGTAATACTTATCTCTATTACGTGCCGGAACACAAACACTGGAACGAAGGACTGGAGGTGAACATCCTGCCTTAA
- a CDS encoding porin family protein, translating to MKTILLSALITISALPVCAQLSIGIIGGYSHATQRISGRTYNNQDFASEDESLFAETRSTPQWHGGVIADLRLIKGFHLQPQVLISSKGVKEEESWRPEHWVDGTYKTRLIYLEIPLNLVYKFHLGPGKLAVGAGPYFAFPLSGTFKSEGKLKDPNGQPAGSFNREQNIQFDDFAGNGYSGKYYKNSDAGVNIIAGYEFKNGLLVNINYSLGLTDVYPKDPEVRKNAYIGISAGYQFRLWRR from the coding sequence ATGAAAACAATATTACTGTCTGCCCTTATCACTATTTCCGCCCTGCCTGTTTGCGCCCAGCTGTCCATAGGCATTATTGGTGGTTATAGTCATGCTACACAACGTATATCCGGCCGCACGTATAATAACCAGGATTTTGCCAGTGAAGATGAATCCCTCTTTGCGGAAACCAGATCTACACCGCAATGGCATGGCGGTGTAATAGCAGATCTGCGGTTAATAAAGGGATTTCACCTGCAGCCGCAGGTACTGATCAGTTCCAAAGGTGTGAAGGAAGAAGAAAGCTGGAGGCCGGAACATTGGGTAGATGGTACTTACAAAACAAGATTGATCTACCTGGAAATACCCCTGAACCTGGTATACAAGTTCCATCTTGGACCTGGTAAACTGGCTGTAGGTGCCGGGCCTTATTTTGCATTTCCCCTGTCTGGCACTTTTAAGAGTGAGGGTAAGCTCAAAGATCCCAATGGTCAGCCGGCGGGCAGCTTCAACAGAGAACAGAACATCCAGTTTGATGATTTTGCCGGGAATGGTTATTCGGGTAAATACTATAAGAATTCAGATGCCGGTGTGAACATCATTGCCGGATATGAATTTAAGAATGGGCTGTTGGTCAATATCAATTATAGTCTGGGATTAACAGATGTATATCCCAAAGACCCGGAAGTGAGGAAGAATGCCTATATCGGCATCAGTGCAGGTTATCAGTTCCGGTTATGGCGCAGATAA
- a CDS encoding AAA domain-containing protein — protein sequence MNYFSKLLDLLKTEREEDQQSYQKLSETLSVSERRANGLTWYPIAIRDTEMSRGDYLTVEVERTTHQDVVHQLRFGVSAVLFSNHDRKQDYVEGTISFQSGNRLKITLRTDELPEWSRNGKLGIDLLFDDTSYDEMQYALKQADAKAEERLIQVLTGEKKPDFHTGIPSFPVTKLNASQQAAVDKILSANDLAIVHGPPGTGKTTTLVQAIKALIKQDHKQILVVAPSNTAVDLLSEKLSDEGLNVLRVGNPARVSERLMSLTLDSRVSEHSSMKEIGKLKKQANEFRNMAHKYKRNFGKAERDQRKALFDEARNIMKQVEKTEQYIIDDLLTKAQVITATLVGANHYTVKHLTYHTVVIDEAGQALEPACWIPILKAQKVVLAGDHCQLSPTVKSNEAARKGLSTTLLEKCVALHPEAVVLLEEQYRMNEMIMGYSSSIFYQDKLKAHGSVAQHLLFPADKPLAFVDTAGCGFEEKSEGTSTTNPDEAAFLYKHLSLLVTELRSRYGDHELPDIAIISPYKQQIQVLKEQLLHSPELQSYGNRISVNTIDSFQGQERDIVYISMTRSNAENNIGFLSDIRRMNVAMTRARKKLVVIGDSATLSQLPFYADFITYAEQRDAYQSAWEFADM from the coding sequence ATGAATTATTTTTCAAAGCTGTTGGATCTGTTGAAAACGGAGCGGGAGGAAGATCAGCAATCTTATCAGAAATTGAGTGAAACCCTGTCTGTTTCTGAACGAAGGGCCAATGGGTTAACCTGGTATCCAATTGCCATCAGGGACACAGAAATGAGCCGTGGGGACTATCTGACGGTGGAAGTGGAACGCACCACCCACCAGGATGTGGTACACCAGCTGCGTTTTGGCGTATCTGCGGTTTTATTTTCCAATCACGACAGGAAGCAGGATTACGTGGAAGGCACTATTTCCTTCCAGAGCGGCAACCGCCTCAAGATCACTTTACGTACAGATGAATTACCGGAATGGTCACGCAATGGCAAACTGGGTATTGATCTGCTTTTTGATGATACGAGTTATGATGAAATGCAGTATGCCCTCAAACAGGCTGATGCAAAAGCAGAAGAGAGACTGATCCAGGTACTCACCGGAGAGAAGAAGCCGGATTTTCATACCGGCATCCCTTCTTTCCCTGTAACAAAATTAAATGCCTCCCAACAGGCCGCAGTAGATAAAATACTTTCCGCCAATGATCTGGCTATTGTACACGGCCCTCCCGGTACAGGTAAAACCACTACACTGGTACAGGCTATTAAAGCACTGATCAAACAAGATCATAAACAGATCCTCGTAGTAGCACCCAGCAATACTGCGGTAGACCTGCTAAGTGAAAAATTATCCGATGAAGGATTGAATGTACTGCGGGTAGGTAATCCTGCACGTGTGTCTGAAAGGTTAATGTCCCTCACGCTGGATAGCCGTGTATCAGAGCATAGCAGTATGAAAGAGATAGGGAAACTGAAGAAGCAGGCAAACGAGTTCAGGAACATGGCGCACAAATACAAACGGAACTTCGGCAAAGCGGAACGCGATCAACGCAAAGCCCTCTTTGATGAAGCGCGCAATATCATGAAGCAGGTAGAGAAAACAGAACAATACATCATTGACGACCTGCTCACTAAAGCACAGGTGATCACTGCTACACTGGTAGGTGCCAATCACTATACTGTCAAACATCTCACTTATCATACCGTAGTGATAGACGAAGCGGGTCAGGCATTGGAACCGGCCTGCTGGATACCTATCCTCAAAGCACAGAAAGTAGTACTGGCGGGTGATCATTGCCAGTTATCCCCTACTGTTAAATCCAATGAGGCAGCCAGGAAGGGTTTAAGCACCACACTGCTGGAAAAGTGTGTGGCCCTGCATCCTGAAGCAGTTGTGTTACTGGAAGAACAGTACCGTATGAACGAAATGATCATGGGCTATTCTTCTTCCATCTTTTACCAGGATAAACTGAAGGCCCATGGTTCTGTAGCACAACATCTGTTGTTCCCGGCAGATAAACCGCTGGCCTTTGTTGATACGGCAGGTTGCGGGTTTGAAGAGAAGTCTGAAGGTACCAGCACCACCAATCCTGATGAAGCCGCATTCTTATACAAACACCTCAGCTTACTGGTAACCGAATTACGCAGCCGGTATGGGGATCATGAGTTGCCTGACATTGCTATCATCTCTCCCTATAAGCAGCAGATACAGGTATTGAAGGAACAATTGCTGCATTCCCCGGAACTGCAAAGTTATGGGAACAGGATCTCCGTGAATACAATAGACAGCTTCCAGGGGCAGGAAAGAGACATTGTGTATATCAGCATGACAAGAAGTAATGCAGAAAATAACATCGGGTTCCTCTCTGATATCCGGCGCATGAATGTGGCCATGACAAGAGCACGTAAAAAACTGGTGGTGATCGGAGATAGTGCAACGCTTTCACAATTACCCTTCTACGCTGATTTCATCACGTATGCGGAGCAGCGGGATGCTTATCAAAGTGCCTGGGAATTTGCTGACATGTAA
- a CDS encoding porin family protein, with protein MRIILLFLLVVCTLPVCAQVSIGVIGGYSHATLKASDRQEIYTADIFPPPTPESKYAPKWHAGLVADIHLIKGFYLQPQVLISKKGAKMEQRAYLSFITYIGDQKTDLTYLELPVNLVYKMPLGTGKLVAGAGGYCARGISGKFDDRVSQTTPGNPTYKNEISGKIRFENKIPAQHEPTYFYKKSDHGLNFMAGYEFKNGLIFNASYSMGLTDAFTPEPEIRRNRYFGLSAGYLLKVR; from the coding sequence ATGCGAATTATATTACTTTTCCTTCTTGTTGTTTGTACACTGCCCGTTTGTGCGCAGGTTTCCATTGGTGTGATCGGAGGATATAGCCATGCCACCTTAAAAGCCAGTGACCGGCAGGAAATATATACTGCTGATATATTCCCCCCTCCTACTCCGGAAAGTAAATATGCTCCTAAATGGCATGCAGGCCTGGTAGCAGATATCCATCTGATAAAAGGCTTTTATTTGCAGCCCCAGGTGCTGATCAGCAAAAAGGGCGCTAAAATGGAGCAACGTGCCTATCTATCTTTCATTACTTATATCGGAGATCAAAAGACTGACCTGACGTACCTGGAATTGCCTGTGAACCTGGTGTATAAGATGCCATTAGGAACAGGCAAACTGGTAGCGGGTGCCGGAGGCTATTGTGCCAGGGGGATATCCGGCAAATTTGATGATCGTGTTAGTCAGACCACTCCGGGCAACCCTACCTACAAAAATGAAATAAGTGGTAAAATACGGTTTGAAAATAAAATACCGGCACAGCACGAACCCACTTATTTTTACAAAAAAAGTGACCACGGCCTGAACTTCATGGCAGGTTATGAGTTTAAGAACGGTTTGATATTCAACGCCAGCTACAGCATGGGATTAACAGATGCTTTCACGCCCGAACCTGAGATCAGAAGAAATCGTTACTTCGGCCTGAGTGCCGGTTATCTTTTAAAGGTAAGATAG
- a CDS encoding DUF2147 domain-containing protein has product MKSATMLLTVFLCATMATFAQAAEGDKILGIWLSENKNGKIQIYKAGDKYFGKLIWGKTMFEADGVTSRKDTKNSDASLRNRNLKDLVILTNMEYDDGEWTDGKVYDPEKGKTYSCTMKLNGNQLNLRGYVGVSLLGRTSVWTRVQ; this is encoded by the coding sequence ATGAAAAGTGCAACAATGCTCCTGACGGTTTTCTTATGCGCAACAATGGCAACATTTGCGCAGGCCGCAGAAGGGGATAAGATCTTAGGTATCTGGTTAAGTGAAAACAAGAATGGAAAGATCCAGATCTACAAAGCAGGGGATAAGTATTTCGGGAAACTGATCTGGGGTAAAACCATGTTCGAAGCAGATGGTGTTACTTCCCGGAAAGATACCAAGAACAGTGATGCATCCCTGCGCAACAGAAATCTTAAAGACCTGGTGATCCTCACTAATATGGAATACGATGACGGGGAATGGACAGACGGCAAAGTGTATGATCCGGAAAAAGGAAAAACATACAGCTGTACCATGAAGCTGAATGGCAACCAGCTCAACCTGCGGGGATATGTAGGCGTTTCATTATTAGGCCGTACTTCGGTGTGGACGAGGGTACAATAA
- a CDS encoding TonB-dependent receptor, which produces MNRISITLLFILTPFLLYAQSTHPVEPVVSNDYLKLITSAAREQDSSFSIRKNTLVTDGYFYPTMPVKSIRVVDGKLKITRNNTYRLALGGSFNATIEHKTINRLPPLQEQYVQGRSVNGELVHRGPETNEVLSYGPSLQPGSPAYHHPVFRTARLLSQAFNLQADLLKNSLVAWNLDLKLGQSKEQTFIRENENSSKSMALTLGTMIRGMKISGSYNYLNTRFTNSNRNGFLNRVYQNSLLTPVSFGDPYTSYSSLADNPNFLLQNSGNNYFQTQQNTSLIISKWQQKYEYKLTQSYENIQENSLEGYKPGTAYFPAGITFERNKHDANYFLQANGIYRMRHSGRFNSEIRGSYTLRNSQSGINTYYYQRTAQQATLNFASRYSTYDIEAGIDAGNRFYLSNTLLNQQYFSPSASIYAQLKGRLNLRANASYNQYYSELPVSQSLSYANLFQYSSAQAMQYFPVKEVNGFDQMYPVTNREWTGVVTLTYKRLFLTGEVFLRNVQDEMFPVYENNTIVLKNIADHRKTGIDLSLQHFETYLFRRRFSTTNRLSFYAYNDKITQVADGYNFSPIAGFSNVHKALVKGEVLGAIVGNTYERDAYHQLIIGPDGFPLVNDQLSVIGNPIPDFVIKMNHELRWKQLTFGIDWEWKKGGDVWNGTQAALDYYGRSQLSGATRNTKGYIFPGVTADGHVNTTPVDFYNPALPVEQNRWVRYGESGVAEANIQKGDHLRINNLQLSWQLHFKHIKSPQKITLSAYISNLLLWTAYKGVDPNQVLYDQTNAGGLDFFNLPATKTYGFNVSLQF; this is translated from the coding sequence ATGAACAGGATCTCTATCACCCTTCTTTTTATCCTTACACCTTTTCTATTATACGCCCAGTCCACTCACCCTGTTGAACCGGTAGTATCCAACGACTATCTTAAACTGATCACTTCCGCAGCCAGGGAACAGGATTCCAGCTTTAGTATACGTAAAAACACTTTAGTCACAGATGGTTATTTCTATCCCACTATGCCTGTTAAAAGCATCAGGGTGGTGGATGGAAAACTGAAGATCACCCGTAACAATACTTACCGTTTAGCTCTTGGCGGTAGTTTCAATGCAACCATAGAACACAAAACCATTAACCGGCTGCCTCCCTTACAGGAACAATATGTACAAGGCCGGTCAGTAAATGGCGAATTAGTACACCGTGGCCCGGAAACCAATGAGGTGCTCAGTTACGGCCCTTCTCTCCAACCCGGTTCCCCTGCATATCATCATCCTGTTTTCAGAACAGCCCGCCTCTTATCACAGGCCTTTAACCTACAAGCCGATCTTTTAAAGAATAGCCTGGTGGCATGGAACCTTGACCTGAAACTGGGGCAATCCAAAGAGCAGACCTTTATCAGGGAGAACGAGAACAGTTCTAAAAGTATGGCCCTTACACTAGGAACCATGATCAGAGGGATGAAGATCTCCGGCAGTTATAATTACCTGAACACCCGCTTTACTAATTCTAACAGGAACGGCTTCCTGAACAGGGTCTATCAGAATTCGCTTCTAACGCCGGTTAGTTTCGGTGATCCTTATACCAGCTATAGTTCGCTGGCAGATAATCCCAATTTTCTGCTGCAGAATAGTGGCAATAATTACTTTCAAACACAGCAGAACACCAGTCTTATCATCAGCAAATGGCAGCAGAAATATGAATACAAATTAACACAGTCTTACGAAAACATACAGGAGAACAGCCTGGAAGGATATAAACCCGGCACTGCTTACTTCCCTGCCGGTATTACATTTGAGCGGAACAAACACGATGCGAATTACTTCCTGCAGGCCAATGGCATTTATCGTATGCGCCACAGCGGCCGTTTCAACTCAGAGATCAGGGGGAGCTATACATTACGTAATTCGCAGTCTGGCATCAACACCTATTACTATCAACGAACTGCACAACAGGCTACGCTCAATTTCGCCAGCCGGTATAGCACCTATGATATAGAAGCCGGGATAGATGCGGGGAACAGGTTTTACCTTTCCAATACACTGCTCAATCAGCAATACTTCTCTCCTTCTGCGAGCATATATGCACAACTGAAAGGCCGGTTAAATCTCAGGGCCAATGCCTCCTACAACCAGTATTACAGCGAGCTGCCTGTTTCCCAGTCACTCTCTTATGCTAACCTCTTCCAGTATTCATCTGCACAGGCCATGCAATACTTTCCTGTAAAGGAAGTGAATGGGTTTGACCAGATGTACCCGGTTACCAACAGGGAATGGACGGGTGTTGTTACATTGACCTATAAGCGATTGTTTTTAACCGGTGAGGTCTTTCTCCGCAATGTACAGGATGAAATGTTCCCGGTGTATGAGAATAACACCATTGTATTAAAAAACATAGCAGATCATCGTAAAACAGGAATTGACCTGAGCCTGCAGCACTTTGAAACTTATCTGTTCAGGCGGCGTTTTTCTACTACCAACCGTCTTTCCTTCTATGCTTACAACGACAAGATAACGCAGGTAGCCGATGGCTACAATTTCAGTCCGATAGCTGGTTTCAGCAATGTGCACAAAGCCCTCGTAAAAGGAGAAGTACTGGGCGCTATTGTGGGGAACACCTATGAACGGGATGCCTATCATCAGCTGATCATAGGTCCGGATGGCTTTCCGCTGGTGAATGATCAGTTATCCGTGATCGGCAACCCCATTCCTGATTTTGTAATCAAGATGAACCATGAGTTACGCTGGAAGCAACTCACCTTTGGAATAGACTGGGAATGGAAAAAAGGAGGAGATGTATGGAATGGTACACAGGCTGCATTGGATTATTATGGCAGATCACAGCTTTCAGGTGCAACCAGGAATACAAAAGGATATATATTCCCCGGCGTTACAGCAGACGGGCATGTGAACACAACACCAGTTGACTTTTACAATCCTGCCCTGCCGGTGGAACAAAACCGCTGGGTGCGTTATGGAGAAAGTGGTGTGGCGGAAGCTAACATTCAAAAAGGAGATCACCTGCGCATCAATAACCTGCAGCTTTCCTGGCAACTGCACTTTAAACATATTAAATCCCCGCAGAAAATAACCTTGTCCGCCTACATCAGTAACCTCCTGTTATGGACGGCTTATAAAGGCGTGGACCCTAACCAGGTATTGTATGATCAGACGAATGCAGGCGGCCTGGACTTCTTTAATCTTCCTGCTACAAAAACGTACGGATTCAATGTTTCACTTCAATTCTAA